The following is a genomic window from Bombina bombina isolate aBomBom1 chromosome 3, aBomBom1.pri, whole genome shotgun sequence.
CTCAGCACtgcagaccactcatgggtctgaTACAAAGTCACTTATAAACAGTTTGGGTGGTGTGCAAGAGTAAAATTGAGCAAAAAGACAAAACAACATATAAGAACTTGTGTCAAAAGACACAACTAGCCATAAAAGTTGACATTTCTATATTTAGATGTACCTACAGCTATTATGTTCACTTGTAATAGATAGGTCTTAGTTAATTAGgcaatatatataacttttagagacAGTTGAACAAGCCCCACCACGAGATTACCCAGGTTTATCTTTATGGGAATAAAAAGGCAAGGTAGTTCTATCCGGAAATATCAGAGCTTCGCCATACTTAAGTGATTTAATAATAATACTGAATAAGAGGTATCGCCCAGTCACTCATCAAAATAAATATGGTACCGCAGGCGCAAGGGGGAAAAGATTGGTGTAGAAGCTGTTAAGAGTGCGTATAGGCAGGCAAATGGCGGTATCCCAtctataaaatatgtatatgtccCCCACCCGCTACCGCGGCCGTCAGCCGCGAGTGAGGTAACACACAACATGTTTAATATGCATGCCCTTGACATGAATGAAAATGCTGTATGTAACCTAAGAGCTATAAACTAGGGAAACGTGTGTCTCCCCCTGCCCCGAATCAACCTCCTATGTTCTGGGCCTCTGAAAATTAATAAGGAGATTAATGGTGTAGGAATaacatattaaactaataaaacacACATATCTTGAACTTATATGCAAAATCTTAATACAACAAGGTAAACAGTGGTAGCAAAGACAAACAGCAAACCTTATGTTTGAGTCCTTAAGATAGTCCCGAGTATAGTCTTATTATTAAAGAGAGTTGTCAGCCCCCTGAATATTGCTGCTTGCTGTATGGAGCATTAACACCTCTGAAGCCGGTAAATTGGCTGGATTGAGTGTTTCCCCTCAGTATTTTAGAATGTCTGGTAGAAATAGTGCCAGGGGATGATGTGGGGTAGTTCTTAGTCTCGGGAGGGCCATACCGGGGGTCAAGATCCTCCGCAGGCCATGGACGCCCCAAGCTACAATCTGGTGCCGTGATAGAGGTAAGTGAGCCTGGGACCTCCAGATCCGCGGCCTTCTCCGGGCTCCCCCGAAGACCACGTGGTCCCCACGAGAGCCCCAGGGCCTGTGTTAAATATAGCTGCGATCTTGCTGAGTCCATGGGGTCTTCGATCCCTAAAGTAATGAGATGTTTCCGCTGCCTCCCTCCGTTGACGGTCATATGTGTCGGGTCCAGTTTCTCCATTTGGGAATGGGTCTTTGTGGCTccagacgccatcttgggtgaagtGATATTATATCTCCAGCTTAACAAACCCAATTTTTGCATAAAGTCGATATTTTGCGTATTGTATTTATGTGGTGTCTCCGCTGCTCTGCTTGTATTGCCTCCATGTGATGATAAGGGGGTTATAATAGGGCTGTCGCCTGACTGTATGGTTGCTCCCGTCCCCAACCCGGTATATTGCTTATCTTCCCCGGGCTTTATACATGCAGCTGGCTCGCTCCTCACAAGTTGTTGTATTGCCGGTTCAGCGGCCCCAGTAGATTCCAATCGTTCCATTAGATGAAGTATGTCTTGCTCCGAAGGAGCTTTATCTATTAAAGCTTGCATCCGAGCTTCTAGCTTAGCCCAGCGGAGGTCCAGAGCGGTGAAAAGGTCATTAACTCCCATTGTGGATGGCTGATGTCTATGTTCGCTCCCACCGTGCGGCTGCGATGCCCAAAGCTGTATGCCGAGTCTTAGTTAGTAAGGCTGCTGGATGCGGCAAATTTAATACAGGTACTTGAATTAATTAGTTCTGGCTAGACACCCCTGAGATCCAGGGGGGGGAGCGCTGCCTGTAAGATCGCCGCCGCTACAGGCCTCTATCGTCCAATTCCGCCTCCGGGATCATTAATACAGCAACTAACGGTAGGGTCTGGTATATGAACTTGCTGCAACTCGGTCTAGTGTCAGATGCTGTGGAATTAATACAATAACCGGCGGATTATTGAATTGCTCTCCCGGAGCTACAGAAGAGTGCGACTGCAGAGAgccgctgcctggacacgccccacttgtaaagtttttttaactgtgggaattacattttcagtttcctttaaagggacactgaacccaaaaatgttgttttgtaatccagaaagagcatgcaattttaagcaactttctaatttactcctattatcaaattttctttgttctcttgctatctttatttgaaaaagaaggtatctatgctttttttgggttcagtactctgacagcaattttttattggtggatgaatttatcaaccaatcagcaaggacaacccaggttgttcaccaaaagtgagccggcatctaaacttacattcttgcattttaaataaagataccaagagaatgaagaaaatttgataataggagtaaattagaaagttgcttaaaatgtcatgctcaatctgaatcatgaaagaacatttttgggtacagtgtccctttaagtctatatgCAGGCAAAAATTCATATAATTAAGCATCTTATTTTATTCTGAATGATCTGAGATAAGGCCTTAGTTAAAATAggctgtttacaattactttatttTTGTACTTAGCCAGGTACTTTTTATTAGGAATGTACATTTGGATCTTTTGCCAGGATCTGAATGTGGAAACAGGAGACAGATTGTGCCATTCGGATCTTTTTGTAGCCAGATTGATTCGAGTGAAAGATCCCAGcactaagatttggatttgcacagatcttagtgtgttgatcCTTTACCAGAATAAATCTGACTACAAAAAGATCCAAGTGAAACTAGCAGCCGCCTACTCCCGCATTCAGGTCCTCACAAAGGATCTAAAGACACATCTCTACTTTTTATGCAGTAAACAAGCAGTCTCTCTTTATGAAACAAGCTGTAGCTCAAACCTAACTATGACTTGGGCTGTTAACCCACCTACACTATTATttaaagcaggggtatcaagctcattgtatccgggggccactggctaagtgttcttctcccatgggggctacTTGAACAGAGAGTAATCTGGAACTGCATATACTAGAAActagaagtgacatttacccaagcagTAGTGCATGGTAGCAGCTGTTGTACACAATAGATATagacagtgtatatttatcttgttagtGCCAAGtcaagtgatcattctggaactcaataaaaaaatgacatttatccaagcagtgcataatgggaatTTACAATGCAcaattgtctttatatttatcttgtcagTGCCTAcatagaacatcaacttgttacaaatcttagaaccctaaaaatatttatggggccaaattaataatttatcTAATAAACAAGAgtgggccagattaaactatcttgagggctgcatatggccccccagccggtactttgagaccactgattgaaagggacattaaacactaaatacaagccACCATATTGAACTCAATATATTCCAGGGCTAACATCTGTTTGAACATGTGCAGCAAATCTCCTTCTGATACCTGCAGTGAAATCTAGGTTACAATATGgctgcacccataattagaggacggtgcatgagatgtatttagggtttaatgtccctttaaggcagatttGCAGGTAATATTAATTTAAGGAGGAAAAACAACAAGTAAACTGCTCTATTACTTGTGTTGATAATCTTATCTATATACCCAGTGTGATGAGAAAAGTAACTAGAGCAAAATGGGCCCAGGACAATGTCTCGGGCAGTCGGGCAGgcgtccccccccctcttttcaacAGTATCCCTTCCAACACAGTAAGGCTGAGGTACTGTAGGAAAGATGGGTCCCTAGAAGTCTGGGCCTTATGTCAGACGAGACCCCTGTGGTGGCCTCTGTTTCATTCAGTGTGCTTGTGTCTATTCTTCCACTGTCCCAGTATTCGAACAATAGATAAGCCGTGGATAAAACACTTGAGAAAAGGGTGCGTTGTGTCTTGCAGTATATAATATACGAGTGATGCATTTACACTTGTGGAAATATTAGTTTATGTTAACAAAATGGTCTAGAGACACAgaaatggattaaagggacactgaacccaaattttttcttttatgattcagatagagcatgcaattttaagcaattttctaatttactcctattatcaatttgtcttcattctcttgctatctttatttgaaaaagaaggaatctaagctaaggagccagcaaatttttggttaaggaccatggacagcacttttttattggtgctgtccaatcagcaaggacaacccaggttgttcaccagaaatgggccggcatctacacttatattcttgattttcaaagaaacataccaagagaacaaagaaaatttgataataggagtaaattaggaagttgcttaaaattgcatgctctatctgaatcacaaaagaaaaattttgggttcagtgtccctttaagaaaggaatcTGTGGTGGTCACCAGTAATTTATAGCAAAGATTTATTTTACAAGAATGCAGACATATGTGGCAGAAGTTCAGTGGGACCCATGTATGTTTTTAGCATAGatttctttaaaatataaaaaaaaaatgtgggtttttcgGGTTTATCTTAGAAATTTCATTCAGATAAAATAACattaacaacatttttcaatgtaacCAGCTGTTTTGTTGCAAATGCGGTTTTATGAATATAATTTGGTGCATTGTTTCTTAGTTTGGACACAATTTGTCATCAGGACTTCATAATATTGAAAGCTTTGGCAACTATATGTTCAATAGCCAATGTCCTTGACTTTAAAATAATTCAACATCACAAgttcacatatttatttatatttatctgtacaaaacattttatatataatacaatacattctTAAACCCGAAATAGATAATTATTTAGGATGCAGTTATTTTAGAGAACGTTATTAAATGTAGCACATCAAAGGCACATTGATTCATTTCTATCACTAAACCCAAATATCTGACATTTTGATTATATTTctttagacaaaaaaaaataatatccacATCCTACAAATGCAGCTTCAATGTAAACACTTCAAATAAAAGGCATATGTGTATTATACACATTCAATATGAACCTACAGTTGAttgacaaatatatacatttttataaacctTCTTTTAAAAACACTTTCTTAATTAAACAATAAAATTGCACTTTCCCCAATACTTTcagattatattattattttatgttaacACTGAGATTACAGCTAAGACATTCTTTCAGCTGAATGGTGGGTAGAAAAGTTTGGTAAATACATACaaaatagctttttttaattttagtagatTGGTTCCAGAACAGGTTAACCACCAAATTGCATTGGTTGTGCtttataagaataaaaaaaaaaatcttgtgcagAAATCtatagtgaaaaaaatataaaactatgtTTAACTAGTCAGGGAATAAAATACTGTCCATATAGATAAAGTAACATTCAAATGTTAAATAGTAGAGAATGCCTAAATTATTTGatgttacttaaaagggacatagacaccaaataaccgggggggggggggggggggaatatgagCGTCAATAAAGCAATTTTGTTACTTAGGTTTCATTCTCTTCTGAGGCCAATTCAGGAAAGCTATATGAGTCACTAGACTGCAATTTATGACCATGTATAATACATCAGTTTTTCAAAGTAATGGTAAAGTCAAATGATTTGCTTATTATTCAATTATagtccaatttttaaaaaaaaaaaaaaatgttttaggattTGTTTTCTCATTAAGATGCTTAGAAATCTTTATTTAGTAATAGTACTCACATCTAATAACCCTGCCTGACCGACCACCCCTCCATtaaatctttttttccccttttggtGATGTATATCTCCTTCCACCAATCACCAGTATTGCCGCATGGCTCACTGAGTTTAATGTGCTGATGGGTCTTTGTGTAGAGACACATGCGTGATATTGCCCAGGAACTGCTAGATATAACACTGCTGTCTAAAGTGGGCAGACAAAAACTTCAGCTGTATTGGCAGCACTCAATCTTGCAAATCTCAGTTTACATTGAGGTGACTGTCTAGCCGCACGCTCAGTTCTTCCAACTAATGGGAGCGTGCATCACCTATTACGTAGGGTCATTCTCTATAGCAGTAGACTACATAAATTACAATGTAAGAGGAGCAGAAATATGAAGAAACAAGGATTTAAATAAACTttgttttaaaagaattttttttttaaatggaatataTAGTTGTATTGATGGGGTTGTCAAGAGGTCACCATTTAAAACTAGAATAATTTACCTTCACTGTAAGTCTGAGTCTGCACTTCCACTTAACAGGAATTGTAAagtccacaattttcagaattaatttaTAGGAAAGGGgcacagaataaataattaaattatagtgcaaaacatgattatattaaataaaaatatttgatattaCCATTTCTAAATGTTTATATCCCCCTTAAATGTAGAAGCTAATGGATTATTTTGTTACTTTTCTTGTGCATTGCAAGAAAGAATTAACTCATTGTTAATAAGCATAGCTCTGTAACATGTCTGATAAGAAATTAGTAGCATTGGTAAATTGTGTAAGGGTATCAAACCTGCTAAGACAAGTGCTTGAAATACTAAGTAATATTCTATTTATAAAATGATCAATTTTCCCTCAAAGACAGCCCCCAAAACTATAATTAGTTTTCACTCTGCCCTCAGCTACATAAATGTGACTTGTCATTAGACTCAAGCTGCATAATCAAAAAGAAAAGTTAAGGAATTCGATCTTTAAAAGCACttgcacaacaacaacaaaaaagggggGGGTTAATTGTTAACAAAGGAATGCagattaaatcattgtaatgtagGTACTATCACAgcattaaaaatttattttaattccatgggacccccccccctttttttttaagagttttaaaAGTCTCTCATAATATAGCAGATGACCCCACTCTTCATCGAAAGATGAACCCAAAATTTTATATATCTGTTCAGTGTTACTTCTACAAGGGTAAAGTAGTCACCCATATCCATAAGACCATAAAAATTCACTCTCACCAAGATAGAGTGAAACAGTACATAGGCAGGAAAACTAGACTGCATTGCTTGTAAACAAACGTTATTTGACTAGGTAGAACATTTCTGCTGCCAAATGCACCATTCTCAGCTTTAATCAAAATATAGCACATTATAACTATGGTTTTATAAACCGATTGTATGTAGATTCAAGTGGGAAATAAAGAAGGGCAGAGGAAAGTGTATGATTGCCCTCAACTAGATTATGGGTAAGATAAaacattttagtatttttattctttttttttaaactgaaagagaaaacaaaaagtttttatattattgttgagCTTGGTAAAGGGTTACTAAGAGCATTATAAAATGCTTTATTATACATTTATGTACCAATACTTTGATACAAAGATCTTAGCACCTGGTTGGGCTGATGATTAGAAGTTTATTTACTAGATCTACCTAGTGACATCAGCTATAATTATAACAGTTTTTTCttaatataaagaaagaaaaaaaagctgaACTTTAAGTTCAGTAAACCAGTAGAAAACTGTTAATATGAATCATAAGTGCTAAGAGCGGTACTATTATTAGGCATTAGATAAGGGCTGCCCAGTAGTTTTATAGTCATTAAGCTCTGGTAGTGGGCAAAGAGCAATCTACAGCTGTAGTGCCCAACTTCAGCTATTCATACCAGATATGGAATGATACATTTACAGCTACAATCATGATAAAGTACATTCTAGAAATCATGGTAATCAGCTGTTCAACACAGACATAGAAAAGCCATCTTTATCAGCAGTGCAGAGTCCATCAATTGATTTCCAACATCTCAGTTTCAGGTAGGCCGATCTTGGTCTTGTACTTATCAAAAAGTTTCTGAAGTGAGCTCAGGTACATGCTATGGTAGAAATCCACATCCTTCTGCGTTGGGTGCTCAATTTTAGGGACAGTGATTGGTTCCCCAACTGTGGAGGGGAAAAGCAATTTAATAATGAAATCTTTAGTGacagtttttatttatataacttataaatatatatatatatatatatatatattttttaatataaatgtctAATATCCTCTAAGATGCAATGAGAATATATATTGCCATCTCTAAGTGACATTCTAATGTAAATATTACAAACACCAAAAATTTGAGCTTGCATTTCTCCCCTCCCCCCATTAGAACCTTCCTATAAAAGCAAGCACAAACGACTGTACAAGTGTCTACTCACCAACAGTAGTTATAGGGTTAGGATAGGGAACTAGGCCCCAACTGTTTGAAGAGAAGAATCCACAGCCATGAAAGACACAAGGTGCAAACCCAACATATTTCTGGAACTTCTTCTGTACCCAGCGCCCCCAGGAGCCTTCTTCGAACACAATCTGCTTATAAGCTTCATTTTCTCCAAATGAATAAACAGGAACCAGGTCCGCTCTTAGGAGGAAAAATATAGACACCGTGAAGGTCAATACAATGACTCTGAATCATATGTATCCTATTCACCTGCCACGTACCCATGCTGCAGTGCAATCTTTATAAAGCCTTTTCTCTGTTTTAAGGTCACTGTGTTTTTTCCAGGTATGCAGTTTAAAGACTCAGCAGCTCCTCCAACGACAATAACCACAGCATTCCCAGTGCCATTTTTAGATAAAATGTAATCTATGGTGTCACGGTCTACAGGACATATACCTAGAAGACAATGAGGTTTTGCTAGCAAATATTGGTTGCTTCACATTTCTTGTAACATGGAGATAGAACACACTTATTCCCCTCAATACATTCTAGTCTTATCCTTCATGTTTAGTCTACAAGAAgcctttaaattaatatacaacATGGTGAGCGTTACATGACTTTATGGTCCTACACTGTTTTGAAGCCCAGTTATTTGTACGCATACAGTAGGTGACCTTAATGTTAAATCCCTAGGAATGGAAATATTAAACCCCACcccagacacttttttttttttactataaaaagtGATTGTCAATTCCACTGCGTTTCTATAAAGAAACAGGTGTCCGCATGTCAGAACCTGGGTTTTCCCCTTATCTATATTTTTTGCTGAGGACTATTAGATATATAGAACTGGTATGCAAACAATGGCAGTTTGTAATATAGAAATGTTGAAAGTAACTAACAGGGTTTCCACAATGCCttatttttatatctgttaaaTTTAACCACTAAACAAGGGTTACctaggtgcagaaccaaaaatgggccgactcttaagcttagattcctgctttttcaaataaagatagcgagaaacgaaagaaaaattgataaggagtaaattagagttgcttaaaattgcatgctctgaatcaggaaaaaaaaaaaaaagtttagtttccATTTAACTAAATCATAATGTCTAGCATTTATATAAGGTTTCATAACCTTTTGAAGCCAGCAAAACTCTGCAGTGCACCAACATTGATAATTAGTAATAAACTACTTGAAAGCCCTAGTGAGTTGATATATCTCATTTCCTCTTATCGTGAGATATTAGGGTCAACAGCTCTAAGCAGTTACTGTAGTATGTAGCCAAGACAGCCATTTTGCAGAATTCTTAAAGTTACTGAATCTGACCATGAGATGCCAGGAAAAGTTCAATtctgaggtattttacagcaaaataaaatgTATCCTTTATTAATATGCACAAGATTAGGATTCTCaatttcccagtagtgtattgctgctcccaagcctaactaggtatgcttttaaagaaaaaaacaaattacaaaatcagTTTCTTAATAGATCATGTAACTAAGGCATTTCAATTTTCTTATATTGAAATCATTAACATTTAGTTTTtactttcatgtgcctttaaagggacattatacactcattttttctttgcataaatgttttgtagataatctatttatatagcccataaagtttttgtttttaattaatgtatagttttgcttatttttaaataacattgctctgattttcagactcctaaccaagccccaaagttttgtgaatacgctcgactacctactccagcttgctcctgtttgtgtaaagggtcttttcatatgcaaaagaagggggagggggggggagtgtcttatttgccacttacagtgggctttccagctaccttttcaacagagccaaagtgacagcttctaagtaagtttttaaacagttttatactggatttttatatcagtatctgtgcatattattctttatagtagtgtctattacatgcagttatatgaaaatgagtgtatactgtccctttaaccttgtttgTAGGGTTTAAAAATCAGCACCAAAGTGGAAATGCACTTATAATCCTTAGCACTGATGTCACCAACATAAAATGCATCTTTATAGCACTTTTACAAATACACCACTTACCTCCTGACATTAAGTAGTCCCTAAGTACAGGCATTCTGAAGTTCCCTGCCAATGTGGCAAGGTAAGTTTTGATACCAGGAAACTTCTTGGACACACCAGTGGCTTCTGTGCCAAAGTTACAAAATCCTCCAAGGCACATTATACCATGTGGGTGGTAGCCAAAAATATAATTTCTGCTTGGAAGCAGGTTGTGGGTTTTAATTAGctggagaaaacaaaaaaaaaatatatatatataaaaataaatgcacaaccCTCCTTAGTGATATCAGTTTAGACTGTTACAGGGTTTTGTGATTACATACAAAGAGATAGGACTTTGGTTCCTAAAGTTAGAATGCAGCCAATTTCTAGTATTTGGCAGGTATACTGTAAGTGTTTTTCCCCTTAaattccaataacttgttataccagctgcagggtatagaatgtatgagaaattgcaggtTGATTTATGAATATAAAATAGatgcctattaaaatgggttgtgcttgcaggtaaaattagttttcaaattttcattgtacacacttgcttccttatgttatctatctgtaaaccaaagcccaatacttagaacaattgaaaatgaactctGCTACACTGAACtggaatttcttctgctggctgtgtttacacagcttgtcaatagcctatacctcaGTATAGGTGGGGACACCAGactaaaatcagctatttcaaaagctgaaagagtaaaggagctacttgtaaacaatttaatactcctTGCCCACCGTGTTTAgataatatggctgcacctcactgacaaggcccattgaaggccgaaacgatcgtctggggttgtcatgttccttgttcagaggagaattgcctggtatttctgggctggactgacctttcttggcaggatcagac
Proteins encoded in this region:
- the DGAT2 gene encoding diacylglycerol O-acyltransferase 2, translating into MKTIIAAYSGVLRGTGSSILSSVHDLPFLPWLSKFKVEKHLQIISVLQWVLSFLIMGVACTAILLYVFCTDCWLIAALYMAWLVIDWNTPNKGGRRSTWVRNWAVWRYFRDYFPIKLIKTHNLLPSRNYIFGYHPHGIMCLGGFCNFGTEATGVSKKFPGIKTYLATLAGNFRMPVLRDYLMSGGICPVDRDTIDYILSKNGTGNAVVIVVGGAAESLNCIPGKNTVTLKQRKGFIKIALQHGADLVPVYSFGENEAYKQIVFEEGSWGRWVQKKFQKYVGFAPCVFHGCGFFSSNSWGLVPYPNPITTVVGEPITVPKIEHPTQKDVDFYHSMYLSSLQKLFDKYKTKIGLPETEMLEIN